From one Simplicispira suum genomic stretch:
- a CDS encoding class I SAM-dependent DNA methyltransferase, producing MTPQDFIAKWGTPGGVPGPAYALNEEQGAQSHFLDLCELLDVPKPGSAEGYRFEEKSAVIGGKTGYADVFMRGVFAWENKAPGKNLDAALKQLLTYSLALANPPILVVSDRLTIRIHTQFTGHPSETHEVRIAEMDQPENLALLRRIWLNPKSFKPRQTSRDITEAAARSFAALAEGLRQRGGAPGAAAPAVQQRANEVAHFLTQCLFCFFAEDVGLLPSRMFERLLNNKTATPERLSQGLTQLFAAMQSGGLYGVDDIPWFNGGLFQTIAVPQLSAPDLAELRRAAELDWSAIDVSIFGTLFERGLDPAKRSQLGAHYTDPATIERLIDPVIRRPLLQEWELVAQQIQALAAKITKKGDKHYRAAHQHFITWLDRLKHYRALDPACGSGNFLFLALKCLKDIEHRSHLQAAELGLDREADLVTGPHNVLGIELNEYAAELARVTIWIGELQWRLAHGYEFKMNPVLDALEHIECRDALLAWPAEPAGSDPNFPHGTAQALSTTSAAQALGATSAAQALSATSAAQALSATSAAQALGSDPDFAQRNSGSDPKPGPQGTTTAKPHEASWPRADVVIGNPPFLGDKKMRAELGDAATTALRATYAGRVPGGADLVCYWFDKARAQIAAGELQRAGLVATNSIRGGANRKVLDAICTETRIFEAWSDEAWVNNGAAVRVSLLAFGKSEQAAQLDSAKVSSIQAGLTFNAEQTGDLTDAQRLPENGRTSFQGPVLVGNFDVEGSVARQWLAIPNPHGKSNSEVVRPLTNGKDITSRSRGVWVVDFNALSQADSSLYEQPFSHVETHVKPVRETNRDESRRLRWWLHGRSGKDWRESTRLISRYIATSQVSKHRNWVWQHTQTWPHQTVIAIARADDTTFGILHSRLHELWSMHMGTWLGVGNDARYTPTTCFETFPFPAGLTPLDTAHQRTEAVAGGALIPAGLPGATPEAPGAPSTPKTQNFEENQPLALMGVAQPAIETIVLRQHATAIAQAAHRLNTLREAWLNPPEWTTRVPEVVPLGMDASPYPDRIVAKAGFEKELAQRTLTKLYNQRPAWLAAAHGQLDAAVAAAYGWDDYTPEMPDDEILRRLLALNLSRSASENP from the coding sequence ATGACCCCTCAAGACTTCATCGCCAAATGGGGAACGCCCGGCGGCGTCCCCGGCCCCGCCTACGCGCTCAACGAAGAGCAAGGCGCGCAAAGCCACTTTCTCGACCTGTGCGAGCTGCTCGATGTCCCCAAGCCCGGCAGTGCCGAGGGCTACCGTTTTGAAGAAAAAAGCGCGGTCATCGGCGGCAAGACCGGCTATGCCGACGTCTTCATGCGCGGCGTGTTCGCGTGGGAGAACAAGGCGCCCGGCAAAAACCTGGACGCAGCCCTCAAGCAACTGCTCACCTACAGCCTGGCCCTGGCGAACCCGCCCATTTTGGTGGTGTCCGACCGGCTCACCATTCGCATCCACACGCAGTTCACCGGCCACCCGAGCGAAACGCACGAAGTACGCATTGCCGAGATGGACCAGCCCGAAAACCTGGCCCTGCTGCGCCGCATCTGGCTGAACCCCAAAAGCTTCAAACCGCGCCAGACCAGCCGCGACATCACCGAAGCCGCCGCGCGCAGTTTTGCCGCCTTGGCCGAAGGCCTGCGCCAGCGCGGCGGCGCACCCGGCGCTGCCGCGCCCGCCGTGCAGCAGCGCGCCAACGAAGTCGCCCACTTCCTCACGCAATGCCTGTTCTGCTTTTTTGCCGAAGACGTGGGCCTGCTGCCCAGCCGCATGTTCGAGCGGCTGCTGAACAACAAAACTGCCACGCCCGAGCGCCTGAGCCAAGGCCTCACGCAGCTGTTTGCCGCCATGCAAAGCGGTGGCCTGTACGGTGTGGACGACATCCCGTGGTTCAACGGCGGGCTGTTTCAGACCATCGCCGTGCCCCAGCTCAGCGCGCCCGACCTGGCCGAACTGCGCCGCGCCGCCGAACTCGACTGGAGCGCCATCGACGTCTCCATCTTCGGCACCCTGTTCGAGCGCGGGCTTGACCCGGCCAAACGCAGCCAGCTCGGCGCGCACTACACCGACCCGGCCACCATCGAGCGCCTGATCGACCCGGTTATCCGCAGGCCTTTGCTACAAGAATGGGAGCTGGTTGCGCAGCAAATACAAGCGCTGGCGGCCAAAATAACCAAAAAAGGCGACAAACACTACCGCGCCGCGCACCAGCACTTCATCACCTGGCTCGACCGCCTGAAACACTACCGCGCGCTCGACCCGGCCTGCGGCAGCGGCAACTTCCTCTTCCTGGCCCTCAAGTGCCTGAAAGACATCGAGCACCGCAGCCACCTGCAAGCCGCCGAGCTGGGCCTGGACCGCGAGGCCGACCTCGTCACCGGCCCGCACAACGTGCTGGGCATCGAACTGAACGAATACGCCGCCGAACTCGCCCGTGTCACCATCTGGATTGGCGAGCTGCAATGGCGGCTGGCGCACGGCTACGAATTCAAGATGAACCCCGTGCTCGACGCTCTGGAACACATCGAATGCCGCGACGCCCTGCTGGCCTGGCCCGCCGAGCCGGCAGGGTCTGACCCAAATTTCCCGCACGGCACCGCGCAGGCTTTGAGCACCACCAGCGCGGCGCAGGCTTTGGGCGCCACCAGCGCGGCGCAGGCTTTGAGCGCCACCAGCGCGGCGCAGGCTTTGAGCGCCACCAGCGCGGCGCAGGCTTTGGGGTCGGATCCCGATTTCGCGCAGCGAAACTCGGGCTCCGACCCCAAACCCGGACCACAGGGCACCACCACCGCCAAACCGCACGAAGCCTCCTGGCCGCGCGCGGACGTGGTCATTGGCAACCCACCGTTTCTGGGCGACAAGAAGATGCGCGCCGAGCTGGGCGACGCCGCCACCACTGCCCTGCGCGCCACCTACGCAGGCCGCGTACCCGGAGGCGCCGACTTGGTGTGCTACTGGTTCGACAAGGCCCGCGCGCAGATCGCCGCCGGGGAGTTGCAGCGCGCCGGCCTGGTGGCGACCAACTCGATTCGGGGAGGCGCCAACCGCAAGGTTCTGGACGCCATCTGCACAGAGACGCGGATTTTCGAGGCTTGGAGCGATGAAGCGTGGGTGAACAACGGCGCGGCGGTTCGCGTGTCGTTGCTCGCATTCGGAAAGTCAGAACAAGCAGCGCAGCTAGACAGTGCAAAAGTCAGCAGCATCCAGGCCGGTCTGACTTTCAACGCCGAGCAAACGGGAGACCTCACGGATGCGCAGCGCCTGCCGGAAAACGGGCGCACCAGCTTTCAAGGCCCGGTTCTAGTGGGCAACTTTGATGTGGAAGGATCTGTCGCCAGGCAATGGCTGGCGATACCCAACCCACACGGAAAATCGAATAGCGAAGTCGTCCGCCCTTTGACCAATGGAAAGGACATCACCAGCCGATCGAGAGGCGTGTGGGTTGTGGACTTCAACGCCCTTTCGCAAGCAGACTCATCTTTATATGAACAACCGTTTTCGCATGTTGAGACCCATGTGAAACCTGTCCGCGAAACAAATAGAGATGAGTCGAGGCGTCTGCGCTGGTGGCTACATGGACGCTCGGGAAAAGATTGGCGCGAATCCACTCGCTTGATTTCCCGCTATATCGCTACCTCTCAAGTCTCAAAGCACCGCAACTGGGTGTGGCAACACACCCAGACATGGCCTCATCAAACCGTGATCGCCATCGCCCGCGCCGACGACACCACTTTTGGCATCCTCCACAGCCGTCTCCATGAGCTCTGGTCCATGCACATGGGGACGTGGCTAGGCGTCGGCAATGACGCCCGCTACACCCCCACCACCTGCTTCGAAACCTTCCCCTTCCCCGCCGGCCTCACCCCGCTCGACACCGCCCACCAGCGCACAGAAGCAGTCGCAGGCGGCGCGCTGATTCCAGCCGGGCTACCCGGCGCCACGCCCGAAGCCCCCGGTGCACCTAGCACGCCCAAAACTCAGAATTTTGAAGAAAATCAGCCTCTAGCGCTTATGGGAGTAGCGCAGCCAGCTATCGAAACCATAGTATTGCGACAGCACGCCACCGCCATTGCCCAGGCCGCACACCGCCTGAACACGCTGCGCGAAGCCTGGCTGAACCCGCCCGAATGGACAACCCGCGTGCCCGAAGTGGTGCCGCTGGGCATGGACGCGTCGCCCTACCCCGACCGCATCGTGGCCAAGGCAGGGTTTGAAAAGGAGCTGGCCCAGCGCACCCTCACCAAGCTCTACAACCAGCGGCCCGCCTGGCTGGCTGCGGCGCATGGGCAGCTCGACGCGGCCGTGGCGGCGGCCTATGGTTGGGACGACTACACGCCGGAAATGCCGGACGACGAAATCCTGCGCCGCCTGCTGGCGCTGAATCTGTCGCGCAGCGCCTCTGAGAACCCCTGA
- the mutS gene encoding DNA mismatch repair protein MutS has product MTDTPHTPMMQQYLALKAGYPDTLLLYRMGDFYEVFFADAEKAARLLDITLTQRGQSAGQPVVMAGVPFHALENYLARLIRMGESVAIAEQVGDVATAKGPVERKVVRVVTPGTLTDTELLSDKQESTLLAVHAGKRARCGLAWLSVTQGCVLLAECAQDELGAWLARIAPSELIYSAGVTERFEDHLKTLRQQGAFGCPVAPRPDWQFDTALGERTLLAHLQVATLEAFGAHELHEAHAAAAALLHYAEHTQGRPLTHIHSLRVQRGSELIDLPANTRRNLELVKTLRGDDAPTLFSLLDTCMTGMGSRLLRRWLLEPERDRAPARARLSATTALREGGNWTRLRAALKGVCDVERITARIALGQVRPRELLALGQTLQKTELLAQSGQALEPYLTHIFAALTPPADCTALLARAIAPEPAALVRDGGVIASGFDAELDELRAIQTNCDAFLLDLEARERERSGIANLRVQFNKVHGFYIEVTSSQLAKVPEDYRRRQTLKNAERFITPELKAFEDKALSASERALSREKWLYDQVLAQLQPHIPQLTRLAEALATLDVLCCLAERSLTLNWCAPQFVAEPCIEIDAGRHPVVEARLAETSSGAFIANSTRLNANTRMQVITGPNMGGKSTYMRQVALIVLLASIGSHVPAASCRLGPIDAIHTRIGAADDLANAQSTFMLEMLEAAQILHAATPHSLVLMDEIGRGTSTFDGLALAGSIATQLHDKTRAFTLFATHYFELTELPAKARHAVNMHVSAAESGSDIVFLHEISPGPASRSYGIQVAKLAGMPATVLNHARHALEALEARAGEGKLQVDLFAPPPAPEMNAPSRVEAALAALDPDKLSPREALDALYQLKGALPRT; this is encoded by the coding sequence ATGACCGACACGCCCCACACCCCCATGATGCAGCAGTACCTCGCCCTCAAGGCCGGGTACCCCGACACGCTGCTGCTCTACCGCATGGGCGACTTCTACGAGGTCTTTTTCGCCGATGCCGAGAAGGCCGCCCGCCTGCTCGACATCACGCTGACCCAGCGCGGCCAGTCGGCCGGCCAGCCGGTGGTGATGGCGGGCGTGCCGTTTCACGCACTTGAGAACTACCTGGCACGCCTGATCCGCATGGGCGAATCGGTGGCCATTGCCGAGCAGGTGGGCGACGTGGCCACCGCCAAGGGGCCAGTGGAGCGCAAGGTGGTGCGCGTGGTCACGCCCGGCACGCTGACCGACACCGAATTGCTGTCCGACAAGCAGGAGTCCACCTTGCTCGCGGTGCACGCCGGCAAGCGCGCGCGCTGCGGCCTGGCGTGGCTGAGCGTGACGCAGGGCTGCGTGCTGCTGGCCGAATGCGCGCAGGACGAACTGGGGGCCTGGCTGGCCCGTATTGCGCCCAGCGAGCTGATCTACAGTGCCGGCGTTACCGAGCGCTTTGAAGACCACCTCAAAACCCTGCGCCAGCAAGGCGCGTTTGGCTGCCCCGTGGCGCCGCGCCCGGACTGGCAGTTCGACACCGCACTGGGCGAGCGCACGCTGCTGGCGCACCTGCAAGTCGCCACGCTTGAAGCCTTTGGCGCGCACGAACTGCACGAGGCCCATGCCGCCGCGGCCGCGCTGCTGCACTATGCCGAGCACACCCAGGGCCGGCCGCTCACACACATCCACAGCCTGCGCGTACAGCGGGGCAGCGAGCTGATCGACCTGCCCGCCAACACCCGGCGCAACCTGGAACTCGTCAAGACGCTGCGCGGCGACGACGCGCCGACGCTGTTCTCCCTGCTCGACACCTGCATGACCGGCATGGGCAGCCGCCTGCTGCGGCGCTGGCTCTTGGAGCCCGAGCGCGACCGCGCCCCGGCCCGCGCGCGCCTGTCGGCCACGACTGCGCTGCGCGAGGGCGGCAACTGGACGCGCCTGCGCGCCGCGCTCAAGGGCGTCTGCGATGTGGAGCGCATCACCGCCCGCATCGCACTCGGCCAGGTGCGCCCGCGCGAGTTGCTGGCGCTCGGCCAGACGCTACAAAAAACAGAGCTGCTAGCGCAATCAGGACAAGCGCTAGAGCCCTATTTGACTCATATTTTTGCTGCCCTCACGCCGCCCGCCGATTGCACCGCCCTGCTGGCGCGCGCCATCGCCCCCGAGCCGGCCGCGCTGGTGCGCGATGGCGGTGTCATTGCCAGCGGCTTCGACGCCGAGCTGGACGAGCTGCGCGCCATCCAGACCAACTGCGACGCCTTTCTGCTCGACCTGGAAGCGCGCGAGCGCGAGAGGAGCGGCATCGCCAACCTGCGCGTGCAATTCAACAAGGTGCACGGCTTTTATATTGAAGTCACGAGCAGCCAGCTCGCCAAGGTGCCCGAGGACTACCGGCGCCGCCAGACGCTGAAGAACGCCGAGCGCTTCATCACACCCGAGCTCAAGGCGTTTGAAGACAAGGCGCTGTCGGCCTCTGAGCGGGCCCTGTCGCGCGAGAAGTGGCTTTACGACCAGGTGCTGGCCCAGCTCCAGCCCCACATCCCGCAGCTGACCCGCCTGGCCGAGGCGCTGGCCACGCTCGATGTCCTCTGCTGCCTGGCCGAGCGCTCGCTCACGCTGAACTGGTGCGCGCCGCAGTTTGTGGCCGAGCCCTGTATCGAGATCGACGCCGGTCGCCACCCGGTGGTCGAAGCGCGTCTGGCAGAAACATCGAGCGGCGCCTTCATCGCCAACAGCACACGCCTCAACGCCAACACGCGCATGCAGGTCATCACCGGCCCCAACATGGGCGGCAAATCGACCTACATGCGCCAGGTGGCGCTCATCGTCCTGCTCGCCAGCATCGGCAGCCATGTGCCGGCGGCCAGTTGCCGGCTGGGGCCCATCGACGCCATCCACACGCGCATTGGCGCGGCGGACGATTTGGCCAACGCGCAGTCCACCTTCATGCTGGAGATGCTGGAGGCCGCACAAATCCTGCACGCCGCCACGCCGCACAGCCTGGTGCTGATGGACGAAATCGGCCGCGGCACCAGCACCTTCGACGGCCTGGCGCTGGCCGGCAGCATTGCCACGCAACTGCACGACAAAACCCGCGCCTTCACGCTGTTTGCCACGCACTACTTCGAGCTGACCGAACTGCCCGCCAAGGCGCGCCACGCCGTCAACATGCATGTGAGCGCGGCCGAATCGGGCAGCGACATCGTCTTCCTGCACGAGATCTCCCCCGGCCCGGCCAGCCGCAGCTACGGCATTCAGGTGGCGAAACTGGCCGGCATGCCGGCCACCGTGCTCAACCATGCGCGCCACGCACTCGAAGCCCTGGAGGCGCGCGCCGGTGAAGGCAAGCTGCAGGTGGACCTGTTTGCCCCGCCGCCAGCCCCCGAAATGAACGCGCCCAGCCGCGTCGAAGCGGCCTTGGCGGCCCTCGACCCCGACAAGCTCAGCCCGCGCGAGGCGCTTGACGCGCTGTACCAGCTCAAGGGCGCGCTGCCGCGAACTTGA
- a CDS encoding CcdB family protein has translation MARFDIYPNPIEPDRADFPFVLEIQSDLLYQFAERVCVPLARPGAFPGMTARFNPAIVVSHHTVHLHPLGIAVFLQSELRQSCNSAKAQMLEIETALDMLLRGY, from the coding sequence GTGGCGCGCTTCGACATCTACCCCAACCCCATAGAGCCCGACCGGGCCGACTTCCCCTTTGTGCTGGAAATCCAGAGCGATCTGCTCTACCAATTTGCCGAGCGCGTCTGCGTCCCGCTGGCCCGGCCCGGCGCCTTCCCGGGCATGACCGCGCGCTTCAACCCGGCCATTGTGGTGAGCCACCACACAGTGCACCTGCACCCTCTGGGCATTGCCGTTTTCTTGCAGTCTGAGTTGCGCCAAAGCTGCAACAGCGCCAAAGCGCAGATGCTGGAAATAGAGACCGCACTCGACATGCTGCTGCGCGGCTATTAA